The Rudaeicoccus suwonensis sequence CGATCGGCGCTTTCACTGGTCTGCTCGAATCGTTGCGTGAGGTGCGAGAGGCCGATGGCTCGGGAGTCGGCGACCTGCTGGAGGCAATCCTTGACCAGTCCGGCTACCTGGCCGAACTCCGTGCGAGCGCTGATCCGCAGGACGAGACGCGCGTCGAGAACCTCGCCGAACTCGTTGCAGTGGCAAAGGAATTCGACGAAAACTACCCTGGCGGTTCGCTGGAGGACTTCCTGGAGCAGGTGTCTCTGGTGGCTGACACAGACCAGATTCCCGATGACGATGGCGAGGGCCAGGGCGTCGTCACGCTGATGACGCTGCACACCGCCAAGGGGCTGGAGTTCCCGGTCGTCTTCCTGACCGGTATGGAGGACGCCGTCTTTCCGCACATGCGCGCGCTCGCCGATCCGGCCGAGCTGGAGGAGGAGCGCAGGCTGGCGTATGTCGGCATCACTCGCGCAAGGGAACGCCTGCACCTGTCACGCGCCGAGGTGCGTTCGGCGTGGGGCGCGCCGCAGTACAACCCGCCGTCGCGATTCCTCGACGAGATCCCGTCCACGCTCATCGACTGGCAGCGCGTCACGACGACTGCGACGCGTCCCTCGTCGACACCTGCGGTGGCGCGTCTCGCTGCGCGCCCGGGAGTGCGCAGTCCCGGCAACCGTCCGGTGATCTCGCTCGATGCGGGGGACCGGGTCACACACGACTCGTTCGGACTGGGCACGGTCGTGCGCGTCGAAGGCCAGGGTGAACGGTCGATGGCGCACATCGACTTCGGCGGTGACACGGGGGTCAAGCGTTTGCTGCTGCGGTACGCGCCGGTCGAGAAGCTCTGAACGCACCTGCGAGATGTCGGCATTGGCCGGGACCTGGACGCGGCACGCGCGCGAGATGTCGGCATTGGTGGGCACCGGGACGCGGCACACGCGCGAGATGTCGGCATTGGTCGGGACCTGGATGCGGCACGCGCGCGAGATGTCGGCATTGGTCGGGACCTGGATGCGGCACGCGCGCGAGATGTCGGCATTGGCCGGAACCGGCCGTCTTGCCTGCCGCGAGATGTCAGCATTTGCCGCGATTTAGCGACCCCGCCGCCGCGAGATGTCGGCATTGGTCGCTTCCGCTGAGTGGTTCCGACCAGGACGGACATCTGGTGGCGGGTGTTGCGACGAGGATCGACACCTCGTGGAGCCGGACGACGGTGATTTGTTCCTGGGGCGAGGCAACTTTCCGGTGAGTGAAACGTCCTTTCTTGGTGGAGGTGGTCACCATGTGGCAGCACGGATCACGGGATGCACGTCGCGGGGCAGATCGGGAAGCCGGATCATCCGGCTCGGTGCGCCGTCCGCGCAGAGGCATGTGGGGCGCGCTCGTGTGCACTGCGATCACTGCGGTCGCCGTGACCACCCTCAGCAGCTGTGCCGCTCCGCCGAAGGGGTCGCAATCGAAACACAGTGGGCGAGCGGTGTACGTCGTGCGGACGATCCCGCCGCAGCCGACGGAACGCACGTCTCATGGCGCCTGCGCCGAACCTCTCGATGTCTGGGATTTTTCCGGAGGCGGATCGCCCAATGAACCGGTGATCGCCGTGTCGAAGAATCCAACATCGGCGCTCGTCTACTGGCTCCCCGGTGGCAACGCCAAACCATGCCAGGTCGCCGCGTCAACGCTGACCGAGCAGCAGGCTCGCAGGTTTGCAAGGGCGATCGACAAAGACCCGCCGATGGGCAACGGACCGATTGACTGCCCAGCATCAGACGGATCCGCTGCCGAGGTCTACTTCCGATTTGCTGACGGCACAATCGAACTCGCGGATGTGGACCTGAACGGCTGCGAGCAGGTGGAAGCGCCCGATCGCGATCCAGTCGGCATCGCCACCTTTCATCCAGCCGCATCGATTCTGCTGGGCTTCGCACCCAAGACATGGCTCGCAGACAACCCCGAACTGGCTGAACGACAACCCAGATCTGGTGCAACAGCGCTGTGAGGACGCGTCACCGCAGGCCGTGTGAGCGCAGCCACGGCGCTGGATTGACCGGTCTGCCGTTCACATGCACTTCCAGGTGCAGGTGCGCGCCGGTCGAATGTCCCGTGTTGCCAGACAATCCCACGACTTGCCCGCCGTTGACGCGCTGCCCGACTCGCACATCGATGCGTGACATGTGCCCGTAGATCGTCTCGATCCCGCCGCCGTAGTCCACCTGCACGCGCATGCCGAAGCCGCCGTACCAACCAGCGGCCACCACTCGACCGGTGTGCATCGCATGCAACGGCGTGCCCACGGGCACGGCGTAGTCCTGTCCGAGGTGGTTGGACGAGCCAACGCCTCCGGGCGACGTACGCAGCCCGAACGGTGAGGTCATCACGCCGGCGCAGTCGCTGACCGCGCACTGCCATCCGGTGGAAATGTTCGAATTGCGTTCAGCGGCAGAGGAACTCTGGGCTTTCGGGGTACCCGATGCGCGTGCTGCACTTTGCGCAGAGGCACGCGGCGCAGGCTGAGTCGGCGGCATGGCGGTGGTCGGCGGTGACGCCGCCGCGCGCCGGGCTCGATCTGCAGCTGTGGCCGCGGACGCGGAATCAACAGGCTGCGGGGCGCGAAGTTTCACCGTGAGGGCTGCAGCGCGAGCAGTCGCGGCTGCTGCGGCGGTGCTCGACCCGTACAGGCCGCCGGCGGCGACTGGTGTGTTCGACATGGCTAGCAGTTGAGTCGAATGGTGCTCTCCCGCAGAGTGATTCGTGTAGACGCACACCGCGGCAGCGCCGGATGCAATCGTCGCCGCGACGGCGGTCGCCGGCAGGCCGATGCGCCATACCCGTCGTTGTCCGGTCACGGCCGGGCGATGGCGCCCGCAGTATCGATCCATGCTGCTGCCTCCCTGTCAGTCGTCGAGTCCACCGAACGTATGGCGATCGCCCGGCGACGTGCGGGCGCTCTATGGCGCGCTGTGGACAACCTGCTCAGGGGGCGTCCGCTGCGCGTTGCCGCCGTCCGGATCGGAGGGACAGGCGACGTGGTTGCGCGCGGCAGGAATACTCGGTATATATACCTTCGGCAGTGGTAATACTCAGTATCAACGGCATTCGGGGATCATTCATGTCGATCAAATTCAGCCTGCTAGCCCTGCTCGACGCGGGCCCGATGTACGGCGCTCAGCTGCGCCACGAGTTCGAGCAACGCACCGGCGGCACGTGGCCGCTGAACGTCGGGCAGGTCTACACGACTCTCTCGAGGCTCGAGCGCGACGGCCTCGTCGAAACCACCGGCGATGCCGATGATGAGGGCCGGATCGCCTACCGCCTCACCGATTCCGGACGGGCGGAGGTCTCTCGATGGTGGGATGTGCCGGTCGGTCGCGATCAGGCGCAACGCAATGAGCTGGCGATCAAACTGGCGCTCGCAGTCACGCTGCCGGGCGTCGACGTGCAACGCATTGTGCAGGCGCAACGCACGGCGACGATGACACACCTGCGAGATCTCACCCGGCTCAAGAGGAGCGCGGACGACGCCGACCTCGCTTGGGCCCTGGTCCTCGAATCCCTTGTATTCGCAGACGAAGCCGAGGTCCGATGGTTGGATCACGTCGAATCGAAGCTTGCGCAGGTTCGCCCGAGTCACGCTCGATCAGACGCCGGCCGGATGGCATACAGCGGAACGAAACCGACGTCGCGCGAGACGAGCCGCACATGACTGACAGTTGCACGCTGATGCTCGATGCTGTGGAGCGAACGCACGGCTCGGGAGAGACGGTAGTGCACGCCCTGCGCGGCGTGAGTATGCAGATTCGGCCGGGTGAACTCGTTGCAGTCATGGGGCCGAGCGGCTCGGGCAAGTCGACGCTGCTCAATGTGGCCGGCGGCCTGGACGCGCCGACGAGCGGACGAGTCGTCATACTCGGCAACGACCTGGCACGTATGTCGCGGGCCGCTCTCGACCAACTGCGGCGACGCAGCATGGGGTTCGTCTTTCAGGACCTCAACCTGATCCCGTCGCTGACAGCGATCGAAAATGTCTCTCTCCCATTGGAATTGGATGGCATCGGCCAGCGCAAGGCCCGAGCGGCGGCGCGCGATGCCCTCGAAAAGGTCGGGATCTCCGATCTCGCTGACCGATTCCCGGAGCACCTGTCCGGCGGGCAGCAGCAGCGAGCGGCGATCGCCCGCGCGCTCGTGGGTGAGCGCAGTCTGGTGCTCGCCGACGAGCCCACCGGAGCGCTGGATTCGACGACCGGTGAGGCGGTGCTGCGCACCCTGCGAGAGCAGTGCGACAACGGTGCGTCCGGCCTGCTGGTGACGCACGAGTCGCGCCACGCGGCGTGGGCGGACCGGGTGATCTTCCTGCGTGACGGAGTGATCGTCGACTCGACCGGTGATGCGGCAACGCCCGAATCACTGCTGACCCGCGTGACGACATGAGCAGCTCGGGGGAGCGTATGTCGGCTCACGCAAGAACCGGATTGCCAGGCGCAGCAAGGTATTTCACCAGTTGGCGGATCTCGCTGCGCCTGGCCTTCCGCGACATCGCCATGAACAAAGGTCGGGCAGCCCTGGTGGTGCTTCTCGTCGGTCTGCCGGTCTTCGTGATCGCCGCGGCCGGCACCTTCGCCGTGACCAAGGACGTCAGCCCGAAGGAAGCATTGTCACGCACGATGGGCACCGGCCAGGCGCTGATCGAACCTGCTCGACAGAACACGAACTTCGTGCAACAACCCGACGGCTTCAACATCTGGAACACGCAGGTTCGCGGCATCGCACCGTTGCAGAAACTTCCTGGCGCCAAGGCTGTCGGCGACTTCAGCGCGTCCGGCGCACAACAGGTCACTGGTGGGCGGCTGTGGCCCACCAGCGAAGGACGAGTCCGCGTGCATATCGGAAACCGTCACGTCGATGCAGCGGTTCTCGGGATCGACGGCCGCCAGCACGTCTACGCAGGTATGGCGCAACTGGTCTCCGGACACTGGCCCACCTCGTCGAATCAGGTGCTGGTCTCAACGGCAGGCGAAGCCTCCGGAATACCCACGCGCGGAACGCTGTCGATCGACGACGGTGCCGGCTCGGTGCGGCGGGTGGTGATCGTCGGCACGGCGGTCACGCCGAATGCGGAGGATCTGGTGACCATGCCGGACTCGGCGGTCGACTGGGCGACGCCGACCGGGTGGATTCTGCAGCGATCGACGCCGGTGACCTGGCCGGAGGTCAAACAGCTCAACAGCTTCGATCTACTGGTCGAGAGTCGCGCGGTTGTCGACTCTCCTGCTGAGGCGGACTCCGACCCGCTTGTCGACGTGCCGGTCGGCAGCCAGGTGCCGCTGACCGTATGGGTGTTGTTCGGCACGAGCCTGGTGCTCGTGATCGCACTGCTCTCCGGGCCGGCATTCGCAGCCAGCGGCAATCGCAACCGCAGGGCACTCGGGCTTCTTGCGAGCAATGGCGCCACCAGGTCGCAACTGCGGCGCTACCTGTTGGCCCAAGCTCTCGTGCTTGGTGCCCTCTCGGCATTCGTGTCGCTCGTGCTCGGTGCGGCGGCCGGCGTCGCAGCAGCGGAGATCTGGCAACGCGTCGACCCGCGAACAGTCTTCGGACCGGTCGACATCCGCTGGTTTTGGGGAGCGTTGTTGTTCTTCGTCGCAGTGGTGGCGTCGCTCGTCGCCGCATTCATCCCGGCGATGATCGCCAGCAGACTCAACCTGATCCAGGTCTTGCGCGGGCAGGTCTCCACGCCTCGTGTCCATCCCGGTTGGCCCCTGATCGGGCTCGTGCTCGTGATCCTCGGCGGCGTCAGCATCACCTACGGTCTGCGAACGGAGGTGCGGTCCAGGACGGTCACCTCCGAGTTCTCCGTTGTCGGCGGCGCGGCCGGGTTGTTCTCCGGTGCGCTGATGACAGCTCCCTGGGTCCTCTTGCAGCTGGGTCGCATCGCCGGGTATCTGCCATTGGCAACACGACTCGCTGTTCGCGATCTTGCCCGCCAGCGCGGTCGCGGAGTCGCCACCATCGGCGCGATCATGGCGACGGTCGGGGTGATGACCACGCTCATGATCGGCTTCGCCAGCTACGAATCCGTCGGGCGCCACAACTACCACGCGCTCGTTCCAATGGGCACGGCCGTGGTGACAGCCGATGGGGCTTCGGTCGCGAGTGCGCTGCCGGCCATTCGCGAGGTCTTGCCGAAAGCAGATGTCGTCACATTCCGGGTCCAGGGTCAACCGATTGCGAACACGATCGTTCGTGCCGGTGCACCTGAGCAGGTGCGACTCTTCGCGGCATACACCTCGGGCTGCTCAGACACTCAGGCGCTGGCTACCAACGTGAGCGGTCCGACCAGCAGATGCTCACCGACCCTGAGTAGTCAGGCGCCGCTCGTGTCGGCGAGCCTCGCCGATCTGAAGGCCCAATTCGATCTCACGGCGACCGACGTTGCCGCCCTGCGCCGCGGGGACGTCTTGATGGCCGCGCCATCGCGGGTCCGGACGCTCCGCGTGGTCGCAGGCACGGGCCTTCTCAACCGCGGAACGGGCGCGTTGACGCACGTCCAACCCACGTCAGTCAGCACCGTGCCGGTCGTCGCGACTCACGTCGTCGGTGTATGGGGTCTGCCGTCCGCAGGTGGCGAGGACGGCTCGGGTCCGGTCGTTCCGATTGGACTGGTCGCCGACACCACCGCCGCACGACTGCCGGGCGGGGTCTCACCAGTCAGCTATCTGATCCATAACTCCGGTGGTGTCTCCCGCCACGACCAGCGCGTGATCGACCAGAAACTGAACGACGGCCTCACGCTGTATGTCGAGCGTGGTTATCACAGTGACGCCACGTGGATCTTTCTGCTGATCGGTGCGACATTCGGGCTTTTGGTGTTGGTAGCGACGCTGACCGCGACGGCACTGTCACAAGCCGAATCACGTTCCGACAGCGCGACATTGGCGTCCATCGGTGCCTCGGCATTCACTCGTCGCCGGATCGCCGCGGCGAACGCCGCCGTCGTCGGTCTCACCGGCGCTGTCTTCGGTCTCGTGATCGGTGCGGTGCCCGGCATTGCCGTTGCGCACCCGCTTGCCCAGATCTATGGCGCTGTGCCGTCACAGTCCGTCGTGACGATCCCGTGGTCGACGCTCGGGACGGTGGTGGTCGGCGTGCCGTTGCTCGCCGGTCTGCTGGCGGCGCTCGTGACTCGGGGTCGACCGCCGATGACCCGGCGGCTGACCTGACACCGGGGTTTCGGTCTCGAAGCTGTCGTCATACGTGCCCGTGGACGTGAGATCGGTCACGCCTGGATAAGGTGCACGTATGACGACAGCCCCCCTTCGCATCGTGGTCGCCAAGCCCGGACTCGACGGTCACGACCGCGGAGCCAAGGTCGTCGCGCGGGCGTTGCGCGACGGTGGCATGGAAGTCATCTACACCGGACTGCACCAGACGCCCGAGCAGATCGTCGAAGCCGCGATCCAGGAAGACGCGGATGCCGTTGGCCTGTCGGTGCTTTCGGGCGCTCACATGACGTTGTTCGCCAAGGTGATCGATCTGCTCAAGGCAAAGGACGCCGACGACATCGTCGTCTTCGGCGGCGGCATCATCCCTGAAGAAGACATGCCGCAACTGCGCGAGATGGGCGTGGCGACCGTGTTCACCCCGGGCGCCACCACCACCGAGATCGTCGACTGGGTCCGAACCCACGTCGGCGGCGACCACGCTGAGGGATAGGCTCCGAAACGGACAGATGAAGCTCGGGCACGTCTGGTCTGCGCTGACTCGCGTGGCGTTCGTGGCCGGGCCGCGCGAGCTTCCTCTCCACCAGGAGAGACCCTTCATTCCTTCAATGACGAGGATGGATTCCGCGTGGATCTTTTTGAATACCAGGCGCGCGACATGTTCGAGGCGCACGGGGTCCCCGTGCTCGCGGGCAAGACCGCCACGACTCCCGAGCAGGCCAGGGCCGCCGCCGAAGAGATCGGCGCATCGTCCGGCGGCGTGACCGTCGTCAAGGCGCAGGTCAAGACCGGTGGTCGCGGGAAGGCGGGCGGCGTCAAGGTGGCCAAGTCCGCCGACGAGGCGCAGCAGAATGCCGAGGCGATCCTCGGCATGGACATCAAGGGCCACACTGTGGGCACCGTGATGATCGCCCAGGGCGCCAAGATCGCCCACGAGTATTACTTCTCAGTGCTGCTGGACCGTGCCAACCGCACCTACCTGGCGATGTGCTCGGTCGAGGGTGGCATGGAGATCGAGCAGCTCGCTGTCGAGCGCCCGGATGCTCTCGCCCGCGTCGCGGTCGACCCCAACGTGGGCATCGACGCCGCCAAGGCCAAGGAGATCGTCGAGGCAGCGAAGTTCGACGCCGAGACCGGTGCCAAGGTCGCCCCCGTGCTCGAGAAGCTGTGGGGGGTCTACCGCGACGAGGACGCCACCCTGGTCGAGGTCAACCCGCTGGTGCAGACCGAGGACGGCGACATCGTCGCTCTCGACGGCAAGGTCTCGCTCGACGCGAACGCCGACTTCCGCCACCCCGACCACGCCACCCTCGAGGACAAGGCCGCGGCCGACCCGCTCGAGGCCGCGGCCAAGGAGAAGGGCCTGAACTACGTCAAGCTCGACGGCGATGTCGGCATCATCGGCAACGGTGCAGGCCTGGTCATGTCGACGCTGGACGTCGTCGCCTACGCCGGTGAGAAGGTCACGAACGGCCAGGGTGCGAATCCCAAGCCCGCGAACTTCCTCGACATCGGTGGTGGCGCGAGCGCCGAGGTGATGGCGAACGGGCTGTCGATCATCCTCGGTGACGCGCAGGTGAAGTCCGTTTTCGTCAACGTCTTCGGCGGCATCACTGCATGCGACGAGGTCGCCAAGGGCATCGTCGGTGCACTTGACTCCCTCGGTGACAGCGCCACCAAGCCATTGGTCGTGCGCCTCGACGGCAACAACGTCGAAGAGGGTCGTCGGATCCTTGCCGAGCGCAATCACCCGCTGGTCACGATCGAAGCCACCATGGACGGCGCTGCCGCCAAAGCCGCCGAGCTTGCGGCGAAGTAAGGGGAATCGTTAGTAATGGCAATCTTTTTGAACGCTGACTCCAAGGTCGTCGTCCAGGGCATGACCGGTGCTGTCGGCATGAAGCACACCAAGTTGATGCTGGGCGACGGCACCGCCGTCGTCGGTGGCGTCAACCCGAGGAAGGCCGGGCAGCAGGTCGACATCGACGGCACGCAGATTCCGGTCTTCGGCACCGTCAAGGAGGCCATGGAGGCCACCGGTGCCAACGTCTCGGTCGTCTTCGTGCCGCCGGCCTTCACCAAGGCCGCCGTCATCGAGGCCATCGATGCGCAGATGCCGCTGGTCGTCGTGATCACCGAGGGTGTCCCGGTCAAGGACTCCGCGGAGTTCTTCAACTACTCCCTCGGCAAGGCCACCCGCATCATCGGCCCCAACTGCCCCGGCCTGATGAGCCCCGGCAAGTCCAACGTCGGCATCATCCCCGGCGACATCGCCGGGCCCGGCCGCATCGGCCTGGTCAGCAAGTCGGGCACGCTCACCTACCAGATGATGTACGAGCTCAAGCAGTTCGGCTTCTCCACCGCAATCGGCATCGGTGGTGACCCGATCATCGGCACCACCCACATCGACGCGCTCGAGGCCTTCCAGGCCGACGACGAGACCGACGCGATCGTGATGATCGGCGAGATCGGCGGCGACGCCGAGGAGCGCGCTGCGGCATACATCAAGGAGCACGTGACCAAGCCGGTCGTCGGCTACGTTGCGGGTTTCACCGCGCCCGAGGGCAAGACGATGGGCCACGCCGGCGCCATCGTGTCCGGCTCCTCGGGCACCGCGCAGGCCAAGAAGGAGGCCCTCGAGGCCGCCGGTGTCAAGGTCGGCAAGACCCCTTCCGAGACTGCGGCACTGATGACCGAAATCATGAACGGCCTTCAGCGCTGACGCTTTTCGCCACACGGCACGCGGCCGGCCACCTTCGAGAGGGTGGCCGGCCGCGTCTGTGTTCAGGCTCGGTATCCTGCGCGCTCACGCGTCACACGCGATCCGAGCTGTATGCCGCGGGCTCGCGCCTCACACGCGCTCCGAGCTGTATGCCGCGGGCTCGCGCCTCACACGCGCTCCGAGCTGTATGCCGCGCGCCCACGCCTCACGCGCCGAGCCAGGCCAGGATCGCTCCGGCGATGAGGAACGGGCCGAAGGCGATGTGGGTGTGCCTGGTGGCGCGGCGCGTCAGCAACAGCGCAACGGCCCAGCCGCCACCCAGCAGGAAGGCCAGCATCGTGGCGCCGAGCACGGCCTCCCAGGAGAACCATCCCGTCAGCACACCGAGGCTCGCCGCGAGCTTCACGTCGCCGAAGCCCAGCCCTGCGCCGCCGGGTGAGGCGAGCATCAGCACGGCATACGTGACGAATGCGATGAGCCCGGCCGCCGCCGCGCGTGACAGTGCCGACCAGTCGCCCGAGGTGGCCGACGCGATGATGGCGACGAGCACAGCGGCAGCGATGAGCGGATAGGTGATCCTGTCCGGCAGGCGGTGGACATCGGCGTCAACGGCCACGAGTGCGGTGAGCGGCAGGCACATCGCGGCATACAGCACTGCGATCGTGAACCCGTGCCGACCGCCGAGACCGAAGGCGGTGACCGCCGCGGCCACCGGCAGCACGACGACCACCCAGCTGTATGAGCGACCCCGCAGCTGAACGTCTGTCGGTTGACGGTGGTGGCCACGGCGCAGCCTCTGCTGCAGTGGTATCGAGGCGGCGAGCGCGCAGCCTGCCACGAGCGCAGGGAGCAGCCAGCCGGTCATGCGGTCAGAGCCTAACCGGCTGGCGCCGGGGTGTACGGCTGTCGTCCACAAGGGTGGCGGTTCGCCCGGACGAGCCGGTCGCGGTGCGCCTTCGTGAGGTCGTCGCATGGTCAGTTGGCCGCTGGTCGGCGTGCCTGCGCGACGAAGCGATGCTCCGCAGGGACGATGGACGGCGATGAGTCTTCTGGATCGCACCCGTAACCTCGCCACCCTCCCCAAGGCGGAGGGCCGTGACTGGCGGCAGCTGGCGATCGCGGCGGGCTACGGGCTGGTCGGCGCCATCTGTCTGTGGCTGGTGCTGCTCGTGCCGGTGCTGGTGGCCTGGGTTGCCGATCCTCGCACCAGCACCTCCTGGACCGACACCCTGTCGATCTCCGGCGACGCGTGGGTGCTCGCCCACCGTGGCCACATCGGCGTGACCAGTGCGGGCGCACATTCGGTGGTCTTCGCGCCGCTGCTGCTGACCGCGCTCGCGGTGCTCCTGGCACGGTATGCCGCGACCGCCATGCTGGCCTATCTGCCGGACCGCAGGGGCAGCTGGTGGGAGGGGCCGACGTCATACGTTGTCGGGTATCTGTTCGGTGGGGCGGCGATCAGTCTGCTCGCTGGCTTCGGACCCGCTACGCCGAGCGTCCTGTCGGTCGTGCCGGGCGCAGTCATCGTCGCGGTGGCGGGTGCCGGATGGGCGTTGTGGCACAGCGAGCAACCAATCGCCGAGACGGCCAAAGACTATGTAGGACAACGGCTTTCGCTGACGACACGGCGCGCGGTGCGTCCTGCGTTGGAGGGTGTTCTGGGCTTCCTCGCCCTCGGCCTGGTGGTCGTGGTGGCGCTGCTGGCACTCCATCTCGGTGACGTGCGCGACCTCAACAGCCAACTGCGGCCCGGTCTCGCCGGAGGCGTCGTACTGTGGCTGGGGCAGCTGTCGGCGCTGCCGAACGTCGTGCTGTGGGCAGGCAGTTGGCTGTCCGGTGCATCGGTCGACCTGGGTGTGGTGAGCGTCGGTACCTCGCACGTGCACGGGGGAGTGCTGCCGATGGTGCCGGTGCTGGGCGCGGTGCCGAGTGCCGGAAACCTGCCTGTCTGGACGGCGGTCGTGCCGATCCTCCCCGTGGCGCTGGGCGCCGTCATCGGCTGGCGGTCGCTGGCGCAGCTGACGACTCTGGCCTCGCTGAAGACCAAGGCGACGACAGCGATGACCGCGTCCGGCCTCGCCGCCGTGCTGGTGCTCGTGCTGACCTGGCTGTCGACCGCGGGTGTCAGTGGCGGTTCCCTGGCGTATGTCGGTCCGTCACTCTTGGTGGCGCCATTGCTGGTCGTCGAGTTGCTGCTGGGCGCCGTGCTCTCGGCCGTCGTGCTGCACTGGCGGCGCACCCGCTGAACGACCCTGGAGCTTCACCCGCACGGTCGTCGCACCCCGAGCGCCGCTGACCCGCACACCGCGACTATCGTCCGCTGACGTGACCACTCCATCGCAGTTGTCCGCCGCAAGCCAGCCTCGGTATGCCGGCGCCGCGGTGCCGGTTGTCGTTCTGGTGTCCGGCTCCGGCACCCTGCTGCAGGCGCTCATCGACGCCGCCGCTGATCCGGCATACGGCGTGCGCATCGCTGCCGTCGGGGCCGACCGTGACGGCATCGAGGGCTTGGCGCGGGCCCAGCGACACGGCATACCTACATTCGTCTGCCGGGTGCGCGACTACCCGACGCGTGAGCAGTGGGATGCCGCGCTGGCCGAGGAGGTCACGCAATTCGAGCCTGCGCTTGTCGTGTCGGCGGGCTTCCTGAAGCTGGTCGGACCTCACTTCCTCGCCCGCTTCGGCGGCCGCTATCTCAACTCGCACAACGCGCTGCTGCCGAGCTTCCCCGGGATACACGGCCCCAGAGATGCCCTCGAGTATGGCGTAAAGCTAGCCGGGGCAACGCTTTTCGTTGTCGATGCAGGAATCGACACCGGTGCGATCGTGGCGCAGTGTGTGGTGCCGGTCGAGCACGACGACACGGTCGAGACGCTCACCGAGCGCATCAAGCAGGCTGAGCGCCCGCAACTGGTGGACTGGGTCGGCAGGCTCGCGCGCGAAGGTTTCTCGGTGAAGGGCCGGCGGGTGCAGTTGGGCCGAGCAGCGCGATGAGCCGGCCGGTCCTCGCGACCACACGACTGCAGTTGCGCCCGATGACGCTCGAGCACCTGCCTCTGTTGGTCGATCTCGACAGCGATCCGGAGGTGATGCGGTATCTGATCGGTCGGGCGCGCACACGACCGGAGGCCGAGGAGTTCTGGGTGCCGCGATGCGCGGACGAGTCGGCTGACACGTTAGGTCTGGGATGGTGGGCCGGCTTTGCGGGAGACGACTTCGTCGGCTGGTGGGATCTCGGTCGCAGTGACAGCGATCCGAGCGCGACGGTGGCCCACCGACGGCCGGAGGCCGGCTGGCGCCTGAGACGGGCCTTCTGGCGACAGGGCCTGGCGTCGGAAGGGGCAATCGCCCTGTTGGATCACGGTTTCCGCACGGTCGGTGTCGATGCGGTCTGGGCCGAGACGATGGCGGTCAACCAAGGCAGTCGTGGCGTGATGCGCCGCCTGGGGATGCGCCACATCGCGACCGAGGTGCGCGAATGGGACGATCCCCTGCCCGGGTCCGACCTCGGTGAGGTGGTCTACGAGATCACCCGCGAGGAATGGCTGAGGCGTTGACGC is a genomic window containing:
- a CDS encoding DUF6350 family protein, coding for MSLLDRTRNLATLPKAEGRDWRQLAIAAGYGLVGAICLWLVLLVPVLVAWVADPRTSTSWTDTLSISGDAWVLAHRGHIGVTSAGAHSVVFAPLLLTALAVLLARYAATAMLAYLPDRRGSWWEGPTSYVVGYLFGGAAISLLAGFGPATPSVLSVVPGAVIVAVAGAGWALWHSEQPIAETAKDYVGQRLSLTTRRAVRPALEGVLGFLALGLVVVVALLALHLGDVRDLNSQLRPGLAGGVVLWLGQLSALPNVVLWAGSWLSGASVDLGVVSVGTSHVHGGVLPMVPVLGAVPSAGNLPVWTAVVPILPVALGAVIGWRSLAQLTTLASLKTKATTAMTASGLAAVLVLVLTWLSTAGVSGGSLAYVGPSLLVAPLLVVELLLGAVLSAVVLHWRRTR
- a CDS encoding GNAT family N-acetyltransferase, whose translation is MSRPVLATTRLQLRPMTLEHLPLLVDLDSDPEVMRYLIGRARTRPEAEEFWVPRCADESADTLGLGWWAGFAGDDFVGWWDLGRSDSDPSATVAHRRPEAGWRLRRAFWRQGLASEGAIALLDHGFRTVGVDAVWAETMAVNQGSRGVMRRLGMRHIATEVREWDDPLPGSDLGEVVYEITREEWLRR
- the purN gene encoding phosphoribosylglycinamide formyltransferase, with the translated sequence MTTPSQLSAASQPRYAGAAVPVVVLVSGSGTLLQALIDAAADPAYGVRIAAVGADRDGIEGLARAQRHGIPTFVCRVRDYPTREQWDAALAEEVTQFEPALVVSAGFLKLVGPHFLARFGGRYLNSHNALLPSFPGIHGPRDALEYGVKLAGATLFVVDAGIDTGAIVAQCVVPVEHDDTVETLTERIKQAERPQLVDWVGRLAREGFSVKGRRVQLGRAAR
- the sucD gene encoding succinate--CoA ligase subunit alpha — protein: MAIFLNADSKVVVQGMTGAVGMKHTKLMLGDGTAVVGGVNPRKAGQQVDIDGTQIPVFGTVKEAMEATGANVSVVFVPPAFTKAAVIEAIDAQMPLVVVITEGVPVKDSAEFFNYSLGKATRIIGPNCPGLMSPGKSNVGIIPGDIAGPGRIGLVSKSGTLTYQMMYELKQFGFSTAIGIGGDPIIGTTHIDALEAFQADDETDAIVMIGEIGGDAEERAAAYIKEHVTKPVVGYVAGFTAPEGKTMGHAGAIVSGSSGTAQAKKEALEAAGVKVGKTPSETAALMTEIMNGLQR
- a CDS encoding prepilin peptidase; the encoded protein is MTGWLLPALVAGCALAASIPLQQRLRRGHHRQPTDVQLRGRSYSWVVVVLPVAAAVTAFGLGGRHGFTIAVLYAAMCLPLTALVAVDADVHRLPDRITYPLIAAAVLVAIIASATSGDWSALSRAAAAGLIAFVTYAVLMLASPGGAGLGFGDVKLAASLGVLTGWFSWEAVLGATMLAFLLGGGWAVALLLTRRATRHTHIAFGPFLIAGAILAWLGA